The Thermocrinis sp. genome has a segment encoding these proteins:
- the yajC gene encoding preprotein translocase subunit YajC, with the protein MIEFAFAQGSAPHGSSPWSALLFQLFFFAFLFALFYFLLIRPQQKARKKHQEFLSKLKKGDRVVTSSGIIGTVVEIGDKTVSLKVDANTRITLLKEYISGYHKEKEEEKS; encoded by the coding sequence ATGATAGAGTTTGCCTTTGCTCAAGGTTCTGCCCCCCATGGTTCAAGCCCTTGGTCTGCACTACTTTTTCAGCTGTTTTTCTTTGCCTTTCTGTTTGCCTTGTTTTACTTTCTTCTTATAAGACCACAGCAAAAAGCAAGAAAAAAGCATCAGGAGTTTCTCTCCAAGCTAAAGAAAGGGGATAGGGTAGTAACCTCTTCGGGAATAATAGGAACGGTGGTGGAAATTGGAGACAAAACAGTTTCTTTAAAGGTTGATGCAAACACACGAATTACGCTTTTGAAAGAATACATAAGCGGGTATCACAAAGAAAAAGAAGAAGAAAAATCTTAA
- a CDS encoding AMP-binding protein: MQIDLENKLVLPIPKDFKKTALVYKEKEISYSELIEKTKEYANYMDILPGDRVVILAENRPEWIYALYALWQRGGIGVPIDFMSSKKDLEYILRETTPSVVVCSEKTEEHLKEALLSLNLNTKVINLDRAVPPKPIEHVMRRHFHDTALILYTSGTTGEPKGVMLSFKNIVSNILGVEHLKVASKEDSTLAILPFHHSYPLVVSVLLPIYLGATIVFLEKLSSEALMQTLQKHPISILIGVPRLYQLLHQRIKEKIEQNALAKVLLRVSPVLGRKLRKLIFKKVHQTFGGRLKYMVSGGAKLPLETAKFFDNLGFLVLEGYGLTETSPIVSFNPPDKIKLGSVGLPIEGVQVKVDQDGEIMVKGANVMQGYYKKEEETKKAFKQGWLLTGDLGYVDQEGYLYITGRKKEVIVLSGGKNVNPEELELLISKRSPVIKEVCVLEVDGSLHALIHPDFEKAKELKILNLEEYVKWEVVDRVNRELPDWKRIKGFKLTSEELPKTRLGKLRRFMIPEIYRNLEKTEKKREEPTVVLEEEGKVIASFLSKLSGKEVKGFEHIELDLGLDSLAKVELLAFLESSFGVSLREEDLSLHPTVKELENLVKEKRQKFEPQEINWEKIIKSASPYIPYHNHTVFNLGLFLLKLFFRLYNRLEVYGLENLPEPPFIIAPNHASYLDGFVLASALPHSIASKTYFLGAEEYFRNPISSTFGKLAHVVPIDLQKKVKESVEKTAWLLKTQRVVVIFPEGARTRDGRLLPFKKGFAILSSVLNVPVVPTAIVGTYQSMSIRDRFPKPTKIKVVFGKPVYPEGKSLEDVVQEVRAEVESLLNQGTDLFTHNSP, from the coding sequence ATGCAGATAGACTTAGAGAACAAGCTCGTTTTACCAATACCAAAGGATTTTAAAAAAACTGCCCTTGTATACAAAGAGAAAGAAATATCCTACTCTGAATTAATAGAAAAGACAAAAGAGTATGCCAATTATATGGACATTCTACCGGGTGATAGGGTGGTTATCCTTGCAGAGAACAGGCCCGAGTGGATATATGCCCTTTATGCCCTTTGGCAGAGGGGTGGGATAGGGGTGCCAATAGACTTTATGTCCTCTAAAAAAGACCTTGAATACATACTAAGGGAGACAACTCCCAGTGTGGTGGTGTGTTCCGAAAAAACAGAAGAACACCTAAAGGAAGCTCTCCTTTCTTTAAACTTAAACACTAAGGTAATAAACTTAGACAGAGCTGTACCACCAAAGCCCATTGAACATGTTATGCGCAGACACTTTCACGATACCGCGTTGATCCTTTACACCTCTGGCACCACCGGAGAGCCAAAGGGTGTAATGCTAAGTTTTAAAAACATTGTTTCAAACATCCTCGGCGTAGAGCACCTGAAGGTAGCCTCAAAGGAAGACAGCACTTTGGCTATTCTTCCCTTCCACCATTCTTACCCTTTGGTGGTTTCTGTGCTTTTGCCCATATACTTGGGTGCTACTATAGTCTTTTTAGAAAAGCTGAGCTCTGAAGCTCTGATGCAAACCTTGCAAAAGCATCCTATCAGCATACTAATAGGAGTGCCAAGGCTGTATCAACTTTTACACCAAAGGATTAAAGAAAAAATAGAACAAAACGCTTTGGCTAAGGTCCTACTTAGAGTTAGTCCAGTTTTGGGCAGAAAGCTAAGAAAGTTGATTTTTAAAAAGGTCCATCAGACCTTTGGTGGAAGGTTAAAGTATATGGTAAGCGGTGGCGCAAAGCTTCCCTTAGAAACTGCCAAGTTCTTTGATAATTTGGGTTTTTTGGTCCTTGAAGGATACGGCCTGACGGAAACCTCTCCTATAGTTAGTTTTAATCCTCCAGACAAAATAAAGCTTGGTTCAGTAGGTTTGCCTATAGAGGGAGTTCAGGTTAAGGTAGATCAAGATGGTGAAATTATGGTAAAGGGTGCAAACGTTATGCAGGGCTACTATAAAAAGGAGGAGGAAACTAAAAAAGCCTTCAAACAAGGTTGGCTTCTGACCGGAGACTTAGGATACGTAGACCAGGAAGGTTATCTATACATAACAGGAAGGAAAAAAGAGGTTATAGTCTTGTCTGGAGGCAAAAACGTAAACCCAGAGGAGTTGGAATTACTAATATCCAAAAGAAGTCCTGTTATTAAAGAGGTTTGCGTTCTGGAAGTGGATGGGAGCCTTCATGCCTTGATTCATCCTGATTTTGAAAAGGCAAAGGAGCTGAAAATACTGAACCTTGAGGAATACGTAAAGTGGGAAGTGGTGGATAGAGTCAATAGAGAGCTTCCCGACTGGAAGAGGATAAAAGGTTTTAAGCTGACTTCTGAAGAACTGCCAAAAACCCGTCTTGGAAAGCTAAGAAGGTTTATGATCCCAGAAATATACAGAAACTTGGAAAAGACAGAAAAGAAAAGGGAAGAACCGACGGTAGTTTTAGAAGAAGAGGGCAAGGTAATAGCAAGCTTTCTTTCTAAGCTCTCCGGGAAAGAAGTAAAAGGTTTTGAACACATAGAGCTTGACCTTGGCTTGGACTCTTTGGCAAAGGTAGAACTTTTAGCCTTCTTAGAATCAAGCTTTGGAGTTTCCTTAAGGGAAGAAGATCTCTCTCTCCATCCCACTGTAAAAGAGCTTGAAAATCTTGTAAAGGAAAAGAGGCAGAAGTTTGAACCACAAGAGATAAATTGGGAGAAAATAATAAAGTCCGCAAGCCCTTACATTCCTTATCACAACCACACTGTGTTTAATTTAGGTCTTTTTTTGCTGAAACTTTTCTTCAGACTTTACAACAGGCTGGAAGTTTATGGATTGGAAAACCTGCCCGAACCACCCTTTATAATCGCTCCAAACCACGCAAGTTATTTGGATGGTTTTGTATTGGCAAGTGCCCTACCCCACTCTATTGCAAGTAAGACCTACTTTTTGGGAGCGGAAGAGTATTTCAGAAATCCAATAAGCTCAACTTTTGGAAAGTTAGCACATGTGGTGCCCATAGACCTTCAGAAAAAGGTTAAAGAGTCTGTGGAAAAGACCGCATGGCTTTTGAAAACTCAAAGAGTAGTGGTAATCTTTCCGGAAGGTGCAAGGACAAGGGACGGAAGACTTCTTCCTTTTAAAAAGGGCTTTGCTATTCTAAGCAGTGTGTTAAACGTTCCAGTTGTTCCGACAGCAATAGTTGGCACCTATCAGTCTATGTCCATAAGAGATAGATTTCCAAAACCTACA
- the glgB gene encoding 1,4-alpha-glucan branching protein GlgB, whose amino-acid sequence MEFYSPITDYDVYLFKEGTHTRLYRKLGAHLVEGGCHFAVWAPNAKEVFVFGDFNGWNKFSHPMKKRSDPSGIWELFVPGVWKGCKYKYFVVGADGVGREKSDPFAFFCEQPPGNASIVWDLSYHWNDDDWMKVRGKKISYNSPVSIYEVHLGSWRRVPEDINRSLHYWELAYWLGEYVKDMGFSHVEFLPVMEHPFYGSWGYQITNYFAPTSRYGTPQDFMYLIDSLHQRGIGVILDWVPSHFPIDEHGLAYFDGTHLYEYEDWRKRWHPDWKSFVFDYGKPEVRSFLLSSAHFWIDVYHADGLRVDAVASMLYLDYSRFEWVPNIYGGKENLEAIEFLRKLNETLYRDFPDIHTIAEESTAWPMVSRPTYVGGLGFGYKWNMGWMNDTLFYFSKDPIYRKYHQDKLTFSVWYAFHENFILPLSHDEVVHGKGSLLNKMPKDDWQKFANLRLLFSYMYAFPGKKLLFMGGEFGQWREWDHNNSLDWHLLEYAPHQGIQRLVKDLNHIYCKEKALHELDCDPQGFEWIDFSDYEQSIISFLRKSKEGETILVVCNFTPVPRYNYRVGVPFDGLWLEIFNSDSELYGGANIGNMGGVKAESIPFHGRPYSLSLTLPPLGAVFLKWFGWH is encoded by the coding sequence ATGGAGTTTTACTCACCTATAACGGATTATGATGTTTATCTGTTTAAAGAAGGCACGCATACAAGGCTTTACAGAAAGCTTGGCGCTCACCTTGTGGAGGGAGGATGCCATTTTGCGGTTTGGGCCCCGAACGCTAAGGAAGTATTTGTTTTCGGAGACTTTAACGGTTGGAACAAGTTTTCTCATCCGATGAAAAAAAGATCAGACCCATCGGGTATTTGGGAGCTTTTTGTGCCCGGTGTTTGGAAGGGTTGCAAGTATAAATACTTTGTGGTTGGTGCAGATGGCGTAGGAAGGGAAAAATCAGACCCTTTTGCCTTTTTTTGCGAACAACCACCGGGTAATGCATCCATAGTTTGGGACCTGAGCTATCACTGGAACGACGACGATTGGATGAAGGTAAGAGGTAAAAAGATCTCCTATAACTCTCCTGTGAGCATCTACGAGGTGCATTTGGGTTCTTGGAGGAGGGTGCCAGAAGACATAAACAGGTCCCTTCACTACTGGGAGCTTGCCTATTGGTTGGGAGAGTATGTAAAGGATATGGGCTTTAGCCATGTGGAGTTTTTGCCTGTGATGGAACATCCCTTTTACGGCTCTTGGGGTTATCAGATTACCAACTACTTTGCTCCCACCTCAAGGTATGGCACACCACAGGACTTTATGTATCTTATAGATAGCCTGCACCAAAGGGGCATAGGGGTGATCTTGGACTGGGTTCCTTCCCACTTTCCCATAGACGAACACGGGCTTGCATACTTTGACGGCACCCATCTTTACGAATACGAAGACTGGAGAAAAAGGTGGCATCCAGATTGGAAAAGCTTTGTCTTTGATTATGGCAAGCCAGAAGTCAGGTCTTTCCTTTTAAGCTCTGCTCACTTCTGGATAGATGTTTATCATGCAGATGGGCTAAGGGTGGATGCGGTTGCGTCTATGCTTTATTTGGACTATTCTCGCTTTGAGTGGGTCCCAAACATCTACGGTGGCAAAGAAAACTTAGAAGCCATAGAGTTTCTAAGAAAGCTAAACGAAACCCTTTACAGGGACTTTCCAGACATCCACACCATAGCAGAGGAATCCACCGCCTGGCCTATGGTAAGCAGACCCACTTACGTAGGGGGGCTTGGCTTTGGCTACAAGTGGAACATGGGATGGATGAACGATACCCTCTTTTACTTTTCAAAGGACCCGATTTATAGAAAATACCACCAAGATAAGCTAACCTTTAGCGTATGGTATGCCTTTCACGAAAACTTTATCCTTCCACTTTCTCACGACGAAGTGGTGCATGGCAAAGGTTCTTTGCTTAACAAAATGCCAAAGGACGATTGGCAAAAGTTTGCCAACTTAAGACTTTTATTTTCTTACATGTATGCCTTTCCGGGTAAAAAACTTCTGTTTATGGGCGGAGAGTTTGGACAGTGGAGGGAATGGGACCACAACAATAGCTTGGACTGGCATCTTTTGGAGTATGCACCCCACCAAGGAATTCAAAGGCTTGTAAAGGATTTAAATCACATATACTGCAAAGAAAAAGCTTTGCACGAGCTGGACTGCGACCCTCAGGGTTTTGAATGGATAGATTTTTCAGACTACGAGCAAAGTATAATAAGCTTTTTGAGAAAGTCAAAGGAAGGCGAGACTATTTTGGTAGTTTGCAACTTTACACCCGTGCCAAGATATAACTACAGGGTGGGAGTTCCTTTTGACGGTCTTTGGCTTGAGATATTTAACTCAGATTCCGAACTTTACGGTGGTGCAAACATAGGAAACATGGGAGGGGTAAAAGCTGAAAGCATACCTTTTCACGGCAGGCCATACTCTTTAAGCCTAACCTTGCCACCCTTGGGTGCGGTGTTTTTGAAATGGTTTGGATGGCATTGA